Genomic segment of Oceanimonas sp. GK1:
CAGCAGCACAAAGGGCGTGGTGGGCAGCACCGGCAAAAAGGCGCCGAGCAGCCCCAGCCCCAGTGAAATACCGCCAAGCAATGCAAACAACAGACGCATGGCGCTCTCCTGCACGTCGAAAACCGTTACGCGCACTATAGCAAAACTCGCCCACAAAAACCGGACCGGCCTGGCCGTGCCCTCATCAATATGGACACCGGCTTCACGCTTTGGGCCCTAGCCTGTACACTGCCCGCTTTTATTTGCCGTAGTCATTGCCATGCGCCTGATCCTGGCCCCGATGGAAGGGGTGCTCGACCATTTAATGCGGGATCTGCTGACCCGCCTCAACCCCTTTGACCTGTGCGTGACCGAGTTCGTGCGGGTGGTGGACATGCGCCTGCCCCCCCGAGTGTTTTACCGGCTCTGCCCCGAACTGCACCAGGGCTGTAACACTCCGGCGGGCACCCCGGTGCGCATTCAGCTGCTGGGCCAGGCGCCGGAGTGGCTGGCGGAAAACGCCGATCAGGCCTGCCGGCTGGGGGCGACAGGCATTGACCTCAACTTTGGCTGCCCGGCCAAAACCGTGAACAAACACAGAGGCGGCGCCGCCCTGCTGGCCGACAGCGAGCAGCTTTACCGCATCGGCCGGGCCGTGCGCGCCGCCGTGCCCGCCCATTTGCCGGTGAGCGCCAAAATTCGCCTGGGGCTGGAGGCGCGGGACAGCTACCTGGAAAACAGCCAGGCCCTGGCGGAAGCCGGCATCAGCGAGCTGGCGGTGCATGCCCGCAGTAAAAAAGACGGCTACCGGCCGCCGGCTTACTGGCCACTGGTGGCGGAAATACAAAAACGACTGGCCATTCCGGTGATCGTCAACGGCGAGATCTGGAACGCCGGGCAAGCGGCCCAGGCCCGGGCCCAGAGCGGCTGCGCCGATGTGATGCTCGGCCGGGGAGCCCTGGCCCTGCCCAACCTGGCCGCCACCATCAAGACCGGCGCCGCTCCCCTGCCCTGGCGCGAGGTGATTGCACTGCTGCTGGATTATTCGGCGCTGGAAGTGGAAGGCAACAAGGCCATCTATTACCCCAATCGCATCAAGCAATGGCTGAATTATCTCAAGCTACAGTACCCCGAGGCCCGGGAGCTGTTCGCCGCCATTCGAATCCTCAAGCACACCAGTGAAATCCGGGCGGTGCTGGAGGGCGTTAGGCGTGAGGCGTGAGGCGTGAGGCGTTATTTTG
This window contains:
- a CDS encoding tRNA-dihydrouridine synthase, producing MRLILAPMEGVLDHLMRDLLTRLNPFDLCVTEFVRVVDMRLPPRVFYRLCPELHQGCNTPAGTPVRIQLLGQAPEWLAENADQACRLGATGIDLNFGCPAKTVNKHRGGAALLADSEQLYRIGRAVRAAVPAHLPVSAKIRLGLEARDSYLENSQALAEAGISELAVHARSKKDGYRPPAYWPLVAEIQKRLAIPVIVNGEIWNAGQAAQARAQSGCADVMLGRGALALPNLAATIKTGAAPLPWREVIALLLDYSALEVEGNKAIYYPNRIKQWLNYLKLQYPEARELFAAIRILKHTSEIRAVLEGVRREA